The genomic region CAACAGAGCCTCCGGGCTTCAATCCAGGCCGGCCAACTTGGTATAGGTTGAACAGGACAAACAACATATTCAGTGCAACtggaattactttttttttttttttttaaagcttctaTATTCCTCAAATCGGCCAAGGCTGTATAGAAGCTTTGTATTTGTTGCATGTTTCCCAAATCAGAAATGACTCGATGTCATGAGGAGTAACGATATGTTGCCGCTTTGGATCTGGACGGTGAATTTCACTTTATCGCCATGTTAAGATCACTGGCAAATAACATGTGCAGTCAATTCGTTTCTCGTCTAATTTTTGCAATGCAAGATGGACAGTTGTTGTTAATTCCAGAGCTgcattttcaaacaaattgttttaaattattataaatattggATTGCAAATGCAAAAGCGACAAAGTACAAACATTGGTCATCAGGACACGTTATGTATtcagcttgttttttttaattctttatcAGTTAATAATCCCTTTACGAATCGCTTTCCtaacaataaataatataacaataattTACTTTTTGTTCGAGAAGCTCAAACAACCTGCCCTTAAGATAAAATATTTTACAACACGAATAATTTGCAGTTTATCATGCTCTGACCTTAAGACACAGAGTCAACGGGACTCGACAACGCAATAAATGTATCAAAAAATTCTCAtgttgaagaaacaagacacaaTATGATCACAATGAATGTCCGCAGAATGTCCATTTGTTTCGACATGGGAATGTTTCCAATTTGTTTATGAGGGAAGGTTTGCTGTAGTATATCCATCGGGAGGTCTTCTGTACATCTTCTTTCTCCGTATCAAGTCATGCAACAATTGTTCTGCTTAGTTTTTGTCAATGAAAGCTCCACAAAAAAACTCGGAGTCAATCGGTGCTTTCTTGGTTCCATCTCCTCCGTgtcatgaaattaaaaaaacactctcCTCTGTAGTTTGGGCGATGTGATGAGCTGGTCACATGCAGGGGACCGGGATCATGCTGCAATTGTCCTTGCAGGAGGGGGGGCCGACAGGTCTGAGGGGCCCCGTTTCACGTCTCCACCGGGCTGGGTACCATACTGTTGGGGGTGTCCGGTAACTGAGAGGACAAAGAAGTCACGTCGCTGCCGGAGGAGTTTCCGAGAGAGCCCGATTCAGAGAAAGACACCTGAACAGACAGAAACAAAGTGTCAGAATATGCGAAATAttcaggcttttattttgaagaattGGTTGAAAAGGCATTATAGTTcagcttggtgtgtgtgtgtgtgtgtgtgtgtgtgtgtgtgtgtgtgtgtgtgtgtgtgtgtgtgtgtgtgtgtgtgtgtgtgtgtgtgtgtgtgtgtgtgtgtgtgcgtgcgtgcgtgtgtgcgtgtgcgtgcccGCGCGCATGTGATGCATGTCTATATTCATACATGCAGCAACATTCTTattattgtttgtgtgtttgaaaaTATTTCTTTGCAAACGTCTTTGTATGCAAAAtgcatgatagatagatagatagatagatagatagatagatagatagatagatagatagatagatagatagatctcaATGAGAAATTGCATGCAGTTGGACTATGCCAGTATGTCAGGTTCTGATCTGCAGtgcatgcatgtctgtgtgtgcatatctAACTCAGCCtgtcctgaacacacacacacacacaccagttgtTGGAAGGCTGGTTGGTCCAGGTCACTCTGCAGGGCGAACTCACTCAGGGCTTTCCATGGAGGCTGGTAGGTCTGAACCTCCACTGGGTTTCCCTGCACAGCACTCTCATGTCGAATAGGACTCCCGGCTACAAGAGGCGTCCCTGTGAGGCCCTGCAGATTCTGACAGTCATTACAAGAAAACACAGCATAAGCATCATTTGTCTGTGTCCTGCAAGAAAGCATCTGTCATTTTTAAAagaactgaataaaaaaaaaaactgcatcctCATGACATCCACATACATGTTTTCAAAACACGTTTTCTTAGTGAAAAGTACGTTTACGTTTTCATGTGCCATTTATAATAAATGCTGAATTTGGAATAATTAAGACAGCACTTTTTCCCAAAAAGTTTCCTCTTGGTGTGGAGCAAAGATTGGACGATACAGAGAGATGTTTCTGAGATGTAGACCGAGCCTGTTTGCAGAGGATGTTTTTATCTTTGAGGTCAAGCAACTTAAGCCAAAGCAGTTGATTCATTATTCATTGACCTAAAGTTTGAATACAGGATAGCACTGGAGCCAACTGGAGCGGAGTGTAGGCTAAGTGAAGTATAAAAACTAAAGTTCAGAAAAGGGTTAAAATGATAGGCTGGTAGGTAGAAAACAAGAGGAGTAGCATATCTGCAACTAGTGATAATTACAAccatataaaataataaaaacatgatatttccattaaaaaaataaataaaacataattaagCTATAAATTCATTATGTTCATCTGGCTTGCATATGGCAGTTTTTTCACTACACTCTGCATTTAATAAAGATTTTTGCCAGCctcaaaaagaaataaaactggGTGAATTGACTGGTCATTGTTTTAAATAACAAGCAAACACGTAAATGTCCATGaacaaatacaataatacatATTAAAAGTAGTAATCAAGTGGTCAAACTTACGAAGATGCTTACAGTCTTATCActgtggtgctgctgctggagctgcttcATCAGGATGGACTTCTTCTTGTCTTTGCAGCGCTTGTTCTGGAACCAGACCCGGATCACCCTGGGGCTCAGGCCGGTCATCTCCACCAGCTGCTCCTTCATCAGCGCGTCCGGCCTCGGGTTGGCGTTGTAGCAGGTCCGCAACGTGTGGAGCTGCTTCTCGTTCAGCACCGTCCTGACCCGCGTCGTCTTCTCCGACTGCTTGTGGACGTGGTTCCGATGCGGGGCCTGCCGCACCGTGACCGGGTCTGCTGAGGACGGAAGAAGGGAAACGTCCGTCAGAAACTGCATAAAGGCCTCAGAAAGCCTTTCATATGTCGATGCATTTACTTAGCAGCCCATTAATCTCAATCTGAACTCTTTTGCCTTTTACCTCCCTTGGATTGTCTGGTCGTATGCAATAAATATGTATCAGCCTGACATGATTTTTTATGATATAGAAATGCAATGCAATTTAGCTTATAACCCAAAGTTCAAGCAAATCAAGATAGAGTCTTTAAAGAGGGAAACACTATATTTTTGGGAAGTTCCTGGATGACAAAAAGACATCTGTTTAGATTTGATTTACATCTTTCATGGAAATAAGAACGAAATTCTGGTCCGTAATATACAGAGGTGAAAGTGAAGTTCGATAGCCAAAACTTGtgattacatgttttttttttgttttttttaaggttgCGTTTTGCAATTTAACCACTCACTTATTTCATTGTTGTTCTGTAGTTAATCATTTTTAACCGCGTCGCCTTAAAATAGGAGGCTAATCTTATTTTTCAACAAATCTATATGTAGGCCTATTCTAAACTCAATTTGATTTGAAAAGCGCAGTTATGACAATGAAATCCTGCTGGTGTCACCGCTGGAGGCCTGTGTCACTGCACTGAGCTGTGTAAGGTATTTTGAACTGAGCGCTTTAAAGCAGGACGTTTTTTGATCATTATTCACACATTTGCTTTGTTCTCTTTCTGTTGGCAGGAGCCCTCAGGATGAcagctctacacacacacacacacacacacacacacacacacacacacacacacacacacacacacacactacacgtatagaaacacacacagccacagtcAAATACCAGATTATTCAGATAATGGCAACAGAGCAGGTTAGCACTAATAAGATCAATTATGAAATTAGCCTAAAGAAAGGTCGCAGCACACACtttacacgcgcacacacacacacacacacacacacacacacacataccaaacCCAACAACCACAAAACAAATTATCTGCATATTAAAGGACAACAAACAAAGCTAATCCTTGACAGTcttacattgattttttttttttcatttttagtttttctaaacTCAAGCAGTTACACATTTTCAACAAGCGTttactttttgtgtgtttaaatatgagaatttattttatacatttccTTCAACTGCAGAATTACATTTCCGATTGTATGATGCTCTCGTGTTATTATAAGAAATTCCACCGGCTTAAGTataagaaataaatacattattattattattattaataataataataataataataataataataataataataataataataataataataataataataataataatccgaCCTGCCAGGTGCAGCGGTCTGTTGGAGTGGATGTGTCCGGGGCTGATAGGGCTTCCTGCGGAGCTCCTCTCCAGCAGCAGGCTGTGGTCCGCCCGGCACAGCAGCTCCTCTTCCCGCAGGGAGAACTCGTCTCCCGGCAGCAGCTGCCTGCTGCACACCGAGCACCGAAAACACTCGATGTGGTAAACGTTATCCCGGGCCCTCATCACCAAATCGCTGCTGCTGAATCCCAGGTTGCATTTTGCGCATTTTATTCCAAACAGCCTGGAAAATTGGAGAAAATTGTCAAAGAATTAAAAAcctatgaaatgaaaataacaaCGAAGAAAACTTTTGGATGACAACTCAGAGTTGTGAGCTGTGTTCTAAATGCTCTCTTATGctaaatttattttaaatgtaatggtTAACAAAATGGTGTGGCGTGTATTTTCTTGGTTTCTTTGAAATATTGTAAACTGCGCATTTACAAAGGTCTTCTCTTTTTGTGACCTTTTCCTTTTATGTCCAAATtggtcattttttaattaagtttGGCCTCTACACACTATAAATTAGTATTGCATTTAAATATGTTAAAGTTTCCATTTAATGTGATGAAACCCATTTCAGCCTATACTACTGGAATATTTCCAAACTCCTACCTTACATAATCTCTTTTGCAATAGGTTTTGCCATCCCGGACGAAACAAGTGCAGGTCTCATCCAGGTACTGGCTGCACTCTGCACACTTCAGGCAGGCTGCATGCCACTCCAGGTCGGGAGAGACTCTCAGTATGTACTGGTCATGGATCTGACTTCCACATCCTACACACATCGCGAATCCTGGCTTCTCTGCAAAGAGCGCACAGCATTGTAACCACAGACTGAAAACGCAGCCAAATAAACACTATCACAAACAACTGCAGCATttctttttcaattttaaaatccAGCCTGTATGTCTCAGTCTTGTAGTGAATTCCTCTATTTTGCAGACTGGATATGTCTTGATGCAGCTTGATGTTATGTAACAGATGAAGACTTTTGCCAGTTTTCGTCAAGCCAAACACTGAATTGTTTAACTTCTATAGCCTACTAAAGCGCCTCAAAAATGTACCGCCAAAGAAATTACAGGCTACTACACGATATTGCATCATTAAGACAATAACTTTAGTAATCGGTGCACTGCTGAATATATCATGTAGCCAATAATGCCACCGCGAAGAAAACAAAACCTGCCACTTAAAACTCCACCGAGCAGTTCAGCCTACTTACTTTTGGAATGATCCCCCATATCACCCAAGAAAGAAGagctgaaaataatatccaccATACAGGACGGATAAAGGGGATTGTGGTAGATGCAGAAACGATGTGAGGAGATGACTGGCCCTTCGGCTGCCTCCCTGATAACGTGTGTCTCTCTGGACTGGGAGGGGGCGGGGGGaaattggggggggggttaaaggGGGGCGAGGAAGCTGCAGGGTCCTACACGCTAGTGCTCTGACGTCATGACGTCAACACCGGACTGTCCAATCGCCCTACTGCATCTCTCTCTCAACCTGTTTGTGTATGACAAAAGCTTAAGAATGCAGATGTTCATATTGTGTTTCTTCGAACAAAGATTCAAAGTGAGGAAAGACAAATATTTAACAGCAACACCATGGGACCATTTCGATCAAGTTCTTAAGATGCACATCAATTTCGTGATGGTGATAatgatcatcatcattatcatcagtatacaaataaaatgtggcAACGCTTCTGCATCTAAGAACATTAaccaccccaaaaaaaaatctaaatttgctTTAGTTAAAATTGCCTAAATGTTTCGTTTCTTGGTCACACAATGAAGCAATACTATTGAGAATAAATATATTATCAGGGTATTATTTGGTCCATAATACAAATGATCAGCCTACATATGTCTGTTAAACTGCCCTTCACAGATTCACACAGGTGAGAGAAGACTTTTTGTCTTGCGCCCCTGATGCGGGACTTTAACGTCGCTTCCATTAAAGTTACATTTTGATTTAAACTGTTCTTTATAGGCTATATCTTGGTAAAACATCAAAATCATTTCCCATGTCATGATGGGGAATGATATTTGTTGAGACCCCTAGAGTCGCATTGCTGGTCTTTGATTTAGAGGCAGAAATAGTGGAGGTTACTTATTATTGCCtagcaattttttttaattaaaaaaatcaacgtCAACGATacagttttacatttattttttttggaggGACATACATTCAACTGGAGGCGAGGACAGTTGACAAGTCTCCTCTGCTCCGTCCCGGTTGCTCATCTACTCGAGAACAAGGCCATCTATTGGAGGAAAAACAGAACTACATTTATCAGATCACGTCTAAGTCTTAATTGAAATCTGTTTTCCACATCATAGGATAATGCATGCACCAACATCAAATTGGGGTTTAATAGTCTAATTCTATTCACAAACATGGTAGACTGTTGTTTAAAAACCAGCAACATGCATTTCCATTGACAGGTTCGGTCTGTTTGAATGATGAAATGAGCAAACAATACAGACAGTTGCACTATGCCAGTGTTTGCCGTGCCTCTGTTCAAACACCTTTTCCCTCCTGTGTCATCCTGCAGAGCAGTTAGataaaccaaacaaacacaacatctTCTCTGTTGCAGGAGCATCTCCTGCAGTTGCCAGTTTTGATGTTGGCTGGGATCTCAAACAAGGACAGAATGGTCCATATTCTCGTCTAGATGTGGAGTAGAAAATGTGGACTAAAATCAGAAATTCCAAAAGGCATTTTTTTCTAtatctcttccctctctcattccctctcttGCCACCACAGGTTAGACCAATATTGCAATGGACAGGGAAACTTCAAAAACTATTCCTGCCTTAAATTAtgactcttattttgaaagccACAAAACAGATATGCTCCTCCTGCTTAAAACAGTGGCTTGATTGGTTCGAGACCATACGGGAAATTTACATAGTTTGCTCACGAGCCGACCTGACAAACATGTAAACATCTGTATGTAAGAGGAGCAGTTTAGGGAAACTGGTGAGTAGAAATATATGACGGTTTACGGTTGTGTCTGTTGACGTGGTTATTTTGCTGCAAGTTAACTATCAGGTGGCTGTCTTATTGTAGGGTCAAATAAGGTGGGCTTTACTGCAGCTCACTAGTCTACACATTAGTCAACCACTGGTGTCAGGTATATACGAGTTGTATAAAAACTCTAATTATTTCATTCATCTTatcatttttgtgaacatttctCAAGTTGATCAACAGCCATCATAGAGTTACAGTCTCACatcaagtaaaagtattttgTGACCTTGTTAGTCTACTGTATCTTCATGTTGTTGTACTATGTCTATCATTATGTGCAATTGTTGTGCAGTTTGGTATTCCTGCCATCAGATCTGCTGTAGGAAATGTCTTTGGCCTTTGACACAGACACTTGATTGTAGAATAAACCATTTTTAATTGCCCTGAAAGAAGCATGGCCGATGACGTCAATGCAGGTTGTTGACTGCCAAGCAACGAACGTTAACGTCACAGTATTGTTGTAGAAGGTATAATTATTCTTGctttatgctgtttttttttatacttttacatGGCGTTCTCAACAGGCCAGTCTCCTCCAGAACACCCTTTTTGTTGCAGagcacaataacaacaacaacaacaacaacaacaacaacaacaataacaacaaactgACCCCTATCACACTGAATGCCATCACTGCTGCCAGCAAGGCAGGAGGAGAGGTGTCATGACTAATAACTGGTACCAACTGTGTAACTGCAGGCCTGCAGTACTTTTTGTCTGCCAAAACGTGTCCATGCGTATTCAAGGGTACTGGTGATTTACAAAGACATGCAAACTACATCATATATCTCCTGAAAGCTCTATCATCGCATGCTCTTGTATGCTTTTTCCTTAAGACATCAAACATAATTTACAGAGACGATGTTTGATGTAGAGAGTAATCTGTAATCACTGAAGCCTAattcattacaaaaaaaaatatgaagcgACCGTTCAAGAGCActgaaacaaaaataatgaTACCTGAGCTATAATTAGACCACAGCTGACATGAATTTAGTGAGTTCAGTTAGGATGCATGAACTGGTATAACTTCACTGAGGTCATTTGAAAAACggcaggaagtgcttttattttatttttaacaaggTGGCTATGGAGATCAGCCATAAAGGGGTCGACAACAAAGTACTAGTGGTACAACATGATTTGTACCAGTGCCTTCTACAAGGTAGTGTATGTGCTTTTCTACTCAGTTTTTTGTCAAAAGAGaatgataattattgatataCAAATTATATTGTTATAGTTTATATAGCACGCTGTCATACAAATGCAATTTGGTAAAATTGTATAATTTGGTATATGATTGAATATCTCTCTGCCTCACAATTCTAATCTGTTTTTGGTAATATCCCATTGATAATGTTGTCAATGCTAGCTTTTTACAGCTGTTAACCTCAGTCCTGGCTCAAAAATATGTTGGATCTAGACATCtgtttaatattgttttgttattattagtCCAAAATCTaatttagcatttaaaaaaatcttgcTCCAAATATTGaaatgtttgttatatatgttatataggATTTTGCAACTTTAactattaattatgtctaaatgTTCTAATGCACcttaaagttgtttttctttttaatgagaCTTCATCCTGTATTCTGTAATTGTTCAATAGAAGTGTCAGCTCATACATCTAATGGTATTTCAATTGAATTAGGATGCATTAAATCTCAAGGTATTAATCTTAGGTATTTTAATACAGCTCATATTGATCTTTATTTCTAAGCTGTACTCTGTTTAGTATTAGAACAAGGTGCAATATGTGGTTAATTCAATGTGACTAACACATCATTTGAATGACTGACTCACTCACTTGCATCAGTGACTTTAAATTGTACTATATGCTGTTTCTCAGAGAGTGGTATCATATTCAAGCcacttttatttcttattctaAAAGTGGCTTGaatataaaatacatgtgcTGCAGATAGTTTTAAAACCAGGCTGAGCTTTACCTCTTTTATGCTTTGACATGCAACCTTTTCACCCGGCCCTTAGAGAGCTCATTATAACCATTACTTTACCTTTTATGGTCTCAGTCACTGTCACTAAAGATCTGTGAGAGCTTTGTACTGTAAGCCTCAGCATGTTGTGGTTCCCTTTACAGGATCTCCTCTCTTGTCTGCTAAGCTGGCTGTGGCTACTATTTCAGACATCACTGAGGTCAAATCTTTGTCACGACCATGTGCTGGTGAGCCTCTTGTTGTCATAAGTAAGTGGCGTAAACAATGACAATGTAAAGAGGACTTAGGAAAGGCACACCAACTGAACTAATACCACTTGAACACCATCCAACTATTAGCTCAATGTTCTTTGTATTAAATGATCTGTCTTTGCTACAATTCCCTCAAGGATAAGTTAGAAACCATCATATGACAACTCCTCATACTGATATATCATAGACACAGCCTGATTAATTCTAGAAGCATGCATTAAGTGTGGTGCACTTAATTATTCTAACCTTTTGGCAAAGTTTGGATGGTGATGTCGtggcttatttatgtatgcTGTATTGTATATAgcatttcccacaatgcataGCCTGCGCAGAAGAATAAAATATTGAATGTAGACTAAAATATTATGGGCACTCATTCATTGTTTTGCTAATGCTGTAGGCCAAGAgtgttttatatatgtatattcaaTATAGAGTGAGGAAATGTCACATGTAGCATTATTGTTTGTGACCTGTTAATGTCTGCTAGATCAAGCCCAGGCATACTAGCTGTCACTCTGGCATAAAAACCTCCCAGAAGAATCTCTAATCACAACTTGATGGGGCCCATTAACCTCAtgaaatatatatgtgtgactgAAATCATCCACTTAAACTTTGGCAAGAGCTAAATGTTCTTGTTTGGAATTcagggaggggggtggggggtgggctGTCCTGGGCTGCATTACTGAACTTTTCACAGTGATTGGTTGTCTCTTGAATGTGTTAGGGATCCATGGCACTTTGCCTTTATTGTCAGacctataactaattactctgtCAAATTTTTCCAACTCCCCAGGCTTGATTCAGTTGAAGTTGTGCCAATTTGTTTATGTCTGTTGGAGCATCTTTGCTATGAAcaaagtaatacattttttttcttttgcaacatattatttttttccaattaTTATTTGGTGAAAAGAAACCGACTTTTCACTgatccctttttttcttttctttttaagttgTCTAACTTTACAATATGTGCCATGGATTCTTTTGTTATTTATAGAGATATTTTGTAATTGTACATCTAATTAAgatgaattacaaaaaaattactacaatACTTGAAAAATTACTTAAATTATACAAATGCTTATATTAACCATCATTGTTTAGCCATTGTGTAATTAAGATACACACTGCAGGGTACTGAACAGTATAttgttcatgtatttatttacagattcCCCACCTTCTCCTGTCGGGATTTCCCAATGGCTCCAGTAGAACTCTAAACCAGGAGTGACACATCTGAGCTCAACAGTCTTGATGCACAAGAAGGTAAAACTGTCAGTAcaattttctaaaattataggcttttctgtctttttcttatcttttttttttatgaaaatcaTGTTCCATTTTGTATAATGCTACATATAAGgaatttcatatttatttttaatgtcaAGCCAactcatttttgttgttgttatcatGTCCATTTTATCATAGTTGGAAAACCTTTTGGAGGCCAAGTTTGGAACACATAGGCTGAGTAGTTTGTTCAGTGCACAAGTTGATGTGTTCATTTTTGGCCTGTCATGGCCTATTGGTGTTAAAAAAGCACAACTGTAAAAATCACAACTCAAACCTCTGCTCTGCTGACCTTTATGTCTTTGTGTTTATTCAGGACGAGGCCTGAAGAGCAGTGACTACTCCAAGCTGTTGTATGAGCTGGCTGATAAGCTGATGGCTGCAggtattttgtttttcatctATGCTAAGTCAGTTTCTTCCGACACGTGTGTGAGGGTGTGAAATTTGTGCGTGCTTACAGCAtgaatttatgtttttgtttctgtgcacTCACTTGCCTGCACACGGTTGTCTGCATATATGCAATAcgatgtgtgtttatgtgtgtggtgGGATGAGGCAGTTTTATTATATCATCACATCTCTGTTGAAATGCAGTGAGAGCTTCTAGAGCTGCTGTAGCTTCTGGCTTTGTCCCCAACGAGATGCAGGTCAGCTGGACAGGAAAGATTGTCGCTCCTGTAAGTCATTAATCACATGCTTTGCAGCTTTGTTTGTCTCTCACCAAAGGATCCATACATGTTGTGTTTAGATTAATTAAAAGACTGAAAAACTTGAAAACACAACTTAGACTTCAAGCAGGTTTTGTTCGACAATTAGGGCCTATATATTTAATGATTTATGTCAAATCATACAGTACGTTAACTTCTTAGATCATGATTTGTGTGAAGATTGAATTCAAAATTTGcgataaataaaatgataaactGTTAAATGACAACGATATACCATATATAACATATTCTTCATTACAACCGAACAACTGAACAAACTggtaaaaacacagaaaacaaatccATGAATATTGGCAGTAATAATCCCTAAATAATGAGGACAAACTCTTTCTAAACATAGCAATcctatagtatatagcagtattcTTCAAACAGTGATCTGACACGCTTTGGAACAGATTGTATTTTTTATAGACGTCTAATGATCATCAGATGTCACAGGCTGGTGCCTTGGTCTTAAGACATCAGGCTAATTCCTGCACACAGTCGCATCTTTTAACAATTCAAAAACCACTGAGTGTATGACTGTATTATACTGCATTATAATAACATTTAATTACTttaatttttaaacatttgaataagtttatttggacatttgttTCTCACTCTCAGCAACATTTGAATCTCGAAACCCCTTGATTGATGAAATGTAGTTAATGGGCAGTTTAAAGCTCTATATGATTTACCAGAACCAATAGTGAGTTAGCTTTAAGCGTGTTGAGCCCACACTTATGTCCAGAGGCagccaattattattttttattaatatgaGCGCTTAGGTTACAAGATATTAAAAATGTGTAAACAGATATCTCCTCAAATCATGTTGTAATGATCTTTTAAAGATAAAAAGGTCaagtattattttaaaatacataatAACAGCACATGCCACATCAATTGTTTTATATGTCACAACAGTGATGATAAGTCTTCATGCAGTTATTTATTTTGTCCTCAAAAATGCCTCAgcgtggagagagaaaaaaatcacatcCTCATGCAAGCGAGGCCGTTCTGAGAGGGGAACCATGTTGCAGATTTATAATTCATAATTCTTCAGAGTTAATGCAGTATTTACATGATAATTAGTATTAATTTTTGATTGGTGCCTCAGGGCAGTTCTGCATTGTTAGGCTGAAGAATCCGTGCCATTATTACCTTATCAGTGTAACTGTCAGCCgcctgttttattttacaaatgcaCATCTTGTATTTTATTATCAGCTGCTCTCATCAGCACAGAGCGGCGGTCTTGTTGCTTATCAGCAGCTTTAACAAGAGGCCGTGTCACTTAAATCAGGAAAGAAGCAACAacgcctctgtgtgtgtgcaatacCGAACACACTGAAACAGTTGGTCTCTAAATAATTTTGTCTGTTGAAACTAAAGTGCAAAAAATGCATCTATAATCCAGTTCATCACTATATTTAACTATTCATATTCATTAGTCATATAGTTGCATTTGCAGTTTACTATAGATTTAGTTGTGACTTTCAAGTTTAACAGACTGATTTGAGGCAAAAGATTTTGGTTTCA from Sander lucioperca isolate FBNREF2018 chromosome 3, SLUC_FBN_1.2, whole genome shotgun sequence harbors:
- the isl2b gene encoding insulin gene enhancer protein isl-2b isoform X6; this encodes MVDIIFSSSFLGDMGDHSKKKPGFAMCVGCGSQIHDQYILRVSPDLEWHAACLKCAECSQYLDETCTCFVRDGKTYCKRDYVRLFGIKCAKCNLGFSSSDLVMRARDNVYHIECFRCSVCSRQLLPGDEFSLREEELLCRADHSLLLERSSAGSPISPGHIHSNRPLHLAADPVTVRQAPHRNHVHKQSEKTTRVRTVLNEKQLHTLRTCYNANPRPDALMKEQLVEMTGLSPRVIRVWFQNKRCKDKKKSILMKQLQQQHHSDKTNLQGLTGTPLVAGSPIRHESAVQGNPVEVQTYQPPWKALSVFL
- the isl2b gene encoding insulin gene enhancer protein isl-2b isoform X1 codes for the protein MVDIIFSSSFLGDMGDHSKKKPGFAMCVGCGSQIHDQYILRVSPDLEWHAACLKCAECSQYLDETCTCFVRDGKTYCKRDYVRLFGIKCAKCNLGFSSSDLVMRARDNVYHIECFRCSVCSRQLLPGDEFSLREEELLCRADHSLLLERSSAGSPISPGHIHSNRPLHLAADPVTVRQAPHRNHVHKQSEKTTRVRTVLNEKQLHTLRTCYNANPRPDALMKEQLVEMTGLSPRVIRVWFQNKRCKDKKKSILMKQLQQQHHSDKTVSIFNLQGLTGTPLVAGSPIRHESAVQGNPVEVQTYQPPWKALSEFALQSDLDQPAFQQLVSFSESGSLGNSSGSDVTSLSSQLPDTPNSMVPSPVET
- the isl2b gene encoding insulin gene enhancer protein isl-2b isoform X7 codes for the protein MRPALVSSGMAKPIAKEIMLFGIKCAKCNLGFSSSDLVMRARDNVYHIECFRCSVCSRQLLPGDEFSLREEELLCRADHSLLLERSSAGSPISPGHIHSNRPLHLAADPVTVRQAPHRNHVHKQSEKTTRVRTVLNEKQLHTLRTCYNANPRPDALMKEQLVEMTGLSPRVIRVWFQNKRCKDKKKSILMKQLQQQHHSDKTVSIFNLQGLTGTPLVAGSPIRHESAVQGNPVEVQTYQPPWKALSEFALQSDLDQPAFQQLVSFSESGSLGNSSGSDVTSLSSQLPDTPNSMVPSPVET
- the isl2b gene encoding insulin gene enhancer protein isl-2b isoform X3; amino-acid sequence: MVDIIFSSSFLGDMGDHSKKKPGFAMCVGCGSQIHDQYILRVSPDLEWHAACLKCAECSQYLDETCTCFVRDGKTYCKRDYVRLFGIKCAKCNLGFSSSDLVMRARDNVYHIECFRCSVCSRQLLPGDEFSLREEELLCRADHSLLLERSSAGSPISPGHIHSNRPLHLAADPVTVRQAPHRNHVHKQSEKTTRVRTVLNEKQLHTLRTCYNANPRPDALMKEQLVEMTGLSPRVIRVWFQNKRCKDKKKSILMKQLQQQHHSDKTNLQGLTGTPLVAGSPIRHESAVQGNPVEVQTYQPPWKALSEFALQSDLDQPAFQQLVSFSESGSLGNSSGSDVTSLSSQLPDTPNSMVPSPVET
- the isl2b gene encoding insulin gene enhancer protein isl-2b isoform X4, coding for MVDIIFSSSFLGDMGDHSKKKPGFAMCVGCGSQIHDQYILRVSPDLEWHAACLKCAECSQYLDETCTCFVRDGKTYCKRDYVRLFGIKCAKCNLGFSSSDLVMRARDNVYHIECFRCSVCSRQLLPGDEFSLREEELLCRADHSLLLERSSAGSPISPGHIHSNRPLHLADPVTVRQAPHRNHVHKQSEKTTRVRTVLNEKQLHTLRTCYNANPRPDALMKEQLVEMTGLSPRVIRVWFQNKRCKDKKKSILMKQLQQQHHSDKTNLQGLTGTPLVAGSPIRHESAVQGNPVEVQTYQPPWKALSEFALQSDLDQPAFQQLVSFSESGSLGNSSGSDVTSLSSQLPDTPNSMVPSPVET
- the isl2b gene encoding insulin gene enhancer protein isl-2b isoform X2 — translated: MVDIIFSSSFLGDMGDHSKKKPGFAMCVGCGSQIHDQYILRVSPDLEWHAACLKCAECSQYLDETCTCFVRDGKTYCKRDYVRLFGIKCAKCNLGFSSSDLVMRARDNVYHIECFRCSVCSRQLLPGDEFSLREEELLCRADHSLLLERSSAGSPISPGHIHSNRPLHLADPVTVRQAPHRNHVHKQSEKTTRVRTVLNEKQLHTLRTCYNANPRPDALMKEQLVEMTGLSPRVIRVWFQNKRCKDKKKSILMKQLQQQHHSDKTVSIFNLQGLTGTPLVAGSPIRHESAVQGNPVEVQTYQPPWKALSEFALQSDLDQPAFQQLVSFSESGSLGNSSGSDVTSLSSQLPDTPNSMVPSPVET